The segment ACACTTGTTATTGATGGTTGCAGTACCATGAAGGAGTTAGAGCAATGTGGTTGGCAGAAAAGGGTGGAGACCTTTATCAGCATCCATATGACCTTGGTGTCTATGAGAATCTTATTTCGGTAAGAAGATGAACTATTTTCTATTCGCAGCGAAAAAGACTAACAATTTTCTGAGCTGTTTAAATGTTTCACATATTAAGATATGAATGCGGAATGGGAGTAGTTGATTTTCAGAGACAATGTTAATGGCAACAGCTTTATTGCCCATTTAAAGATATCCACAATTTTGATACTGACTCCAAAGCAGATTTTGCCATATACACCCCTCCACAAGTTTGCACATTTGTATATTTCAaacaaatttcaaaaaattccttcCTAGTCTTATTAATGTTTGCTAAATTGTCACATGTAGTTATGCCATGCTGTTGGCATGTGCGTTTCACATGTATCTTTATTTTGGTCTTGCACGTTAGGGTGTTGCCTTGTGACCATGAGGTCACAGGTTTTAGTCCTGGAAACAGCCTTTTGCGGAAATATAGGGAAATACTGCATACAGAAAAcccaaagtggtcggacccttcTCCGGACCCTACGCAAGAGGGAGCTACGTGCACCGGGCTGCCCTTTTTGCACATTAGGGTGTTATATAAAAGTTTTAACTCAAACTGTGGAAACAGGTAACCAGTGTAGTAGTTCACCTCCCTTCATTGCTTTCAACCAGACTGGTGAAGTTAGTTCATTAAATTGAACAATGGCCCTGCTGCATGTATTCATAGTTAAGCAGATGTAGACGGTCTGCTGTCAGGCCTGTGTGGCGCCAGTTTAACACATGATGCGGGCTTGCGTGGTGCCGCTTCCCGAACTATAATCATGTTTGCTTGCTTGCTTTCTTAACCCTGGAAAGCATCGTGTGTTATATGTTCTGATGTTTCCGATTGTTTATCCACAGGTGCTTGGGCGTAGCATATTCTGCTGGCTCTGCCCAGTATCAGTCAATACAGGCAATGGCCTACGGTTCCGTGCATCGTATGATATTTTACCATCTACACCACCATGTGATTTACAAAAGATAGCATTACATTCACATTGAGGTACATAGGTTGCTAATATGAGAAAGGGGATTGATATTCCTATTCAAGTGCCCAAAGTGTACCATTTCTGAGCCATTCTGGATACTTCTTAAAACCCTCAAATTTAAGATATGAGAAAGGATACCTGCGGATCCAGAAGTATTTCTTCCTCTCCAGGGTTTTGTTTTGAGATGGTCGTATTTCCGGTGAGGAAGATGACTGCTGCCTCAGCTCATAATCGGCTGTGTTTGTACACAAAAAGTCTAACCCTTATGTTGTAAAGTAAATGTACATGCTGTGTTCGGAAGCGAAAGCACATCAAAGCAAATTTTGCTGAGATGCACATCTGTTCAGAAGTAAATGTCACATGTGCTGTATACATCTGCAATTACATTATCAGACATGGAAATGTCATTGCTGCGCAGTAAAAACCAAGAGAAGATTGCTGTGATTATTTAATGTTTTCAGTAAGGCTGGTGCTGGGCAACATACGCCATCTCCCCCGAAGCACAGTAGCCAACAAGGCAACAGGCAATCTATGCTTTGTGCAGATTATTTTCTACTATTACATCCCATAATGTAAAATGTTTTTTgatgagacggagggagtaggttACAACAGTCAGCACTCAGCAGCAAATGCAACGACTAATACATCAGTTGGGAGTAATCTATTTGCCCTTTCcttttcccttgcccttcttggcGTCAAGTTTGGCTTGCACACGAGCCGCTGCCGCGGCCTTTGCCTcctccctcttcttcttctcttcctctttGGTGGCGGCAGCCAGCTCCCGCTGTTTCTTAAGCTCCCTATCGAAATTTATGTATCAAAAATCATGTACTTTCTAACAATCACAAGGGTATTACAAAATGGATAATAGACATGGCACGTAACTCTCGAGTGTTCTCAAGAAATCGCGTAAACAAGAATATTAGCTAGGCTATATGATATATTATGTAATTCCAATATGATGTCCCATGCTGTTTAACATGATTATTGGGTACTAACTTCTGTATTAGAAAAAAATGCCAAAACTGGCTTAACTGTACTACTGACCAAAAACACAGCAAAAGCTCCACTACCCCATAGAAACAGAAAAAAAGGACAAAACTCTTAAAAATGGAGGATTAAACAAAGCTATGGTTGTCTAGAGATGTTATGGGGTGGACGAGCATTCAGAGGCAGAGTTCTCAACTCCTTAGCTCCCTGCCAAGTGCCAACCTCCACAAATCAGCTTCAGTGAGGATTTTGTCGACCATCGTCTGATTATTGGGTACTTGATGCGTTAAATATAAAAGAGGAAACACTTGGAGATGTCTTACTCTAGCCTGGCTTTCTCATCAGATACACTGCCCAGACTTGAACCTTTCCTTGGCTTGCAAGCCAGTAATTCCACCTCAAAAATGAGTGTTGCACTGCAGAAACAAAGCAAACCTTGTTACAGAAACTTCTGGCCTGGGGATGCTTACAACTTCAGTCAATCAAGAGGTGAAATGGCAAACAAACTTCGCTGGTATCTCTGGCGGCGAGCCTGGACTTCCATACGCATATTCCGGCCTGCATGTTATTTTTGCAATCTCGCCAACCTTCAACATGCCGATACACCATGCCATATTAGAAAGAAACTTTCGAGGCTATCGAAGTGAGCAAGCAATTATAAACGTTCACATACTTTCATAGTTCTTAAGGCTATATCCCATGCTTTAATGACAGCTCCCTGGCCAACTTCAAATGAAAAAATAGAATTGTCTTCATGTGTGGTGTCAAAAACTTCGCCATTTTCAGCAAGTGTCCCTTCATAATGAACTGCAGATAGGTATAAAGGCAAATGTTTAACCCAACATGGCAGATTAAGCAGTGAAACATTTACTGTATTGCATAGAAAAGTGCATTGCCGTAAGATTCGGGGGCAAAGTAGCTGAATGGAAAAACATTGGAAGCACTTGAGGTAAAAAACTTGTACCATAACTTAAACCCTGAGCAACCGCCCAGCCAAATAGAAAATAAATTATTGAGGCTATGTTTTACTCAGAGGGCTATGGATTGACTGCAGTACCATCAACCAATGGAAGGCTATCAGATGGGCTTATAGCATCATCCTTTGCTTTTCTGACCACCGTCTTAAGAACGCCTCCATCCCCTGTTAGATCTATGGTTTCTGCCATGACCTTGCTGTTGAACGGAGATTCTGAAAGCAAGAAAGAACAGGGCATTATTAGAGTGCTCTAGCAAAACCAAATTTGGTCAAACTAATGGGCACAAGCACTTGAAAATGCATAACATAGTCAGCCCCTTCACTTGTCTAAATTCTTTCAATTAAATTTGAAGCTAGTTTTAAAATCAAGGTTTCAGACATAGGGTTGGCAGCGCGACAAAAGACCCAAGAGACAATCGTCAGTGAATTGAAGGTGTACCGAACAACACTCAAGTAGACTCTATAACCGTTTTTCCTCATCAAAACAAAAATGTAAAATACAGTGCCAGTCTCACAAATAACCCAATTCCAACAACTGAGTTACACAAAACAATTCCAACAAGTAGTAGCGCGGCCCTACTTAGCATGTCCTTAAGAGATCTTCTCCCAGCACGCATTTATGTAACCTAAAAGTTTTTGTGTTGCCCCCCTCCCAGATCAACAGCCTACAGGCTTAAAGCCGAACCTAGAGGCAACTGCAATCTTCCTCAAGCACTACCGCATGGCACAACCTGAACTGAGACTGTGTTCAACTATTCGAGACCTAAAGGCCTCCACGGCAACAAAATCTACTACAGGTCCATGACAAAATCAGGCAAAGGAGGTAGAATTTACCTCGGGTCGGCGACGATTTGGAGGGAGGGCCGTGGCGGCGGGGCCGTCGGTGAGGACCTGCTGAGCGGATGGGTGTGGTGTTGGGATTAGAAGGGGTGTGCGGAGAGGAGGAAGATGGATGCGGGCGTGCGGCACGTACCTTCACGGAGAGAGGAGGGAGGGATTCGGAGTGGGGGGAGAAACGATGACAGACAGATCTGGATGGGACGAGGGGAGGGGGAATCAGAGGATGGTTTCGCGTGAGGATGCCCTCCGTCGATTCGATTCGGTCGCCACTACTACGGACTGTATATTCTCGTTTccaaagaaaaaggaaaaagctTTATCCCTAAAAAAAACTTTTTTGTGGGCACTGAAAAACctttatttctattataaaaaaatgatgcattttttcttttttctgattGTTATATAAACTCAATAGCTTTTGTGCAAACTGTTGAAAATTAAACACTCTCTTCGAAAAATATCAAAAAATTAGATAGGTCAATTCCAAAACTCTAGGTTGATCTAGCAAAAAAAAAAACCTCTAGGTTTTGGGTTTCAGTGTTAACTAGCAAAtgagcccgtgcgttgcaacggatgAAAAAAAACACACTTCCCAATCTAATAACCATGAGTCCAAACTTTAGTAGGTCCATATCTTTTATGTCAACACATGGCATTCCATCTGTGTTTCTATTTATCTTTCTTCTCACTCTCGTCGACGCTGGCCTCAATGTTAACATCAATACAACATGTTTGAATGTTGTCAATCTTAAGACGTCTCCCCCTCGGCATACAATGCAAATGAGCTCGTGCATTGCAACGGATGAAAAAACACTCACTAATCTAATAACCATGAATTCGTAGGTCCATGTCCTTTATTTCAACACATGGCATCCCATTTGTGTTTCTATTTATCTTTCTTCCCACTTTTGTCGATGCTGGCTCTCAGTGTTCATACCATCACAACACGTTTGAATGTTGTCAATTTTAAGACGTCTCCCTTTCGGCATAGGATGATAACAGTTAAATATAATATCGTATTCAGATTCTACATATTTTtgtaatcaaatttcatatataacatgttaaattTGGAGTTAGGATTAAAAAGCTATGAACATTTTAAAAATCAATTAATATGTACTACAGATTTATTACCAAAAACTTGATGGCGTTTCCTGCAAAATAGCATGACGCACCAAGAATAcctatttcttttattagtaggtatagattagGCCGGAGCAATTCAATATACTAGATAAtgccccgcgcgttgctgcggaaTAGAATGTAATATATACTAAAATGATTTGATAGTATGAAACATGATTTTTGGAATTTTATACGAAAACTAAAATCGAATATACAAATGATTTATTATATAATTGCTGTTTATATTTAAGAATAGTAGCATTTTTTCATGCATGCTACATATGCTTTAGAATTGTCAAAAATGATGAGGAAATTATATTATCCATTCAGCAAGTTAATCTATGATTTTTATGGGAACATGTCGTTAGCACTTCAGGTTTAATTATTGCCTTTGGCTGTCTTGAACGATACTAAAATAAAGAAGACACTTTGGTAAAAAAAAATATTGAAATCCGAACGGACTCTTCATATTTTTCATAAGATcaaacgaagtcatgatggtgaGGTGGCATGGGCTCGAACAATTTGAACAAAACTTTTGAACATGAATTAAACCTTGGTAACGATTAATTTGTTTGTATAAGATGTCGTACTATTTCAAGTCAAAAAAATTGTGGGACTTCAGCCCTCCAAGTTACTTAATCATCTATGCTTCAGACACCATTTTGCAAAATTTACCCACAGTCCAGAAAACAAACCAATAAACATGCATCCTTGGGGGTTACAAATAATACGATCTGCCGTCCTATGAACAAAAC is part of the Triticum urartu cultivar G1812 unplaced genomic scaffold, Tu2.1 TuUngrouped_contig_4670, whole genome shotgun sequence genome and harbors:
- the LOC125528151 gene encoding peptidyl-prolyl cis-trans isomerase FKBP20-1, with the translated sequence MAETIDLTGDGGVLKTVVRKAKDDAISPSDSLPLVDVHYEGTLAENGEVFDTTHEDNSIFSFEVGQGAVIKAWDIALRTMKVGEIAKITCRPEYAYGSPGSPPEIPANATLIFEVELLACKPRKGSSLGSVSDEKARLEELKKQRELAAATKEEEKKKREEAKAAAAARVQAKLDAKKGKGKGKGK